A stretch of the Gracilinanus agilis isolate LMUSP501 chromosome 4, AgileGrace, whole genome shotgun sequence genome encodes the following:
- the LOC123247066 gene encoding olfactory receptor 10T2-like yields MKRQNQSGITEFILVGFSSLGDLQILLFFIFLLVYLTTLMANVTIMTVIRLDRTLHTPMYFFLFVLSCSETCYTLVIIPKMLTNLLSTDKSISFSGCAAQLYFFVGLACTNCFLIAVMGYDRYVAICNPLNYMLIVSRATCLQLVLASALCGFTISVIVNILVFSLPFCASNRVNHFFCDISPVIKLGCTDTNMKEMIIFFLSILVLLVPFVLIFISYVFIVSTILKISSAEGQRKAFATCISHLTVVIVHYGCASFIYLRPTSLYSSDKDRLVAVTYTVITPMLNPLVYTLRNKEVKTALRRVLSRR; encoded by the exons ATGAAGAGACAGAACCAGAGTGGGATTACTGAATTCATCCTGGTAGGCTTCTCAAGCCTGGGAGACCTacagattttgcttttttttatcttcctgCTGGTCTACTTAACCACCTTAATGGCCAATGTCACTATCATGACTGTCATTCGCCTGGACCGAACCCTCCATACCCCcatgtacttttttcttttcgTCCTTTCATGCTCTGAGACTTGCTATACTTTGGTCATCATCCCCAAGATGCTAACGAACCTGCTCTCTACTGACAAgagcatttctttctctggttgtgcaGCCCAGCTCTACTTTTTTGTAGGCTTGGCTTGCACCAATTGCTTTCTGATCGCTGTAATGGGTTATGACCGGTATGTTGCCATCTGCAACCCTCTCAATTATATGCTCATCGTCAGCCGAGCAACTTGCCTCCAGCTGGTGCTGGCCTCTGCCCTCTGTGGCTTCACAATCTCTGTGATTGTCAACATCCTCGTGTTCAGCCTGCCCTTCTGCGCATCAAACCGGGTCAACCACTTCTTCTGTGACATCTCTCCTGTCATCAAGCTGGGCTGTACTGACACAAATATGAAAGAGATGATCATCTTCTTCCTCAGTATTTTGGTGCTGTTGGTCCCCTTTGTGCTGATATTCATCTCTTATGTTTTCATTGTCTCCACTATCCTCAAGATCTCCTCAGCTGAGGGGCAACGAAAGGCTTTTGCCACTTGCATCTCCCACCTCACTGTGGTCATTGTCCATTATGGCTGTGCTTCTTTCATCTACCTTCGTCCTACATCCCTCTATTCTTCAGACAAGGACCGATTGGTGGCAGTGACCTACACTGTGATAACCCCAATGCTCAACCCCCTTGTCTATACTCTGAGGAACAAAGAAGTAAAGACAGCCCTAAGGAGGGTCCTAAGCAG aagatga